Proteins encoded by one window of Alkalinema sp. FACHB-956:
- the apcD gene encoding allophycocyanin subunit alpha-B — protein sequence MSVVSQVILKADDELRYLTSGELKGVADFFKTGEQRTRIAEILAENEKKIVDEASKNLWKIHPDYISPGGNAYGSRERAQCIRDYGWYLRLVTYGVLAGNQEPIESIGLVGAREMYNSLGVPVPGMADAIKCLKSAALDLLSDADAAATAPYFDIIIQAMS from the coding sequence ATGAGCGTAGTTAGCCAAGTCATCCTTAAAGCCGACGACGAACTCCGGTATCTCACCAGCGGTGAACTCAAAGGCGTAGCAGATTTTTTTAAAACTGGTGAGCAGCGGACTCGCATCGCTGAAATCCTCGCTGAAAACGAAAAAAAGATTGTAGACGAAGCTTCTAAAAACCTCTGGAAGATTCATCCGGACTACATCTCCCCTGGTGGTAATGCCTACGGCAGCCGGGAGCGGGCGCAATGCATCCGCGACTATGGCTGGTACCTACGGCTAGTTACCTACGGGGTTCTGGCAGGCAATCAAGAGCCGATCGAATCGATCGGGTTGGTGGGAGCACGGGAAATGTACAACTCCCTCGGTGTTCCAGTTCCAGGTATGGCGGATGCTATCAAGTGTCTCAAGTCAGCGGCTTTGGACTTACTCAGTGATGCTGACGCAGCAGCAACTGCTCCCTACTTCGACATCATCATTCAAGCTATGTCCTAA